A window of the Streptomyces griseochromogenes genome harbors these coding sequences:
- the scy gene encoding polarized growth protein Scy, producing the protein MRGYESQEREPAADVDHLSRFEAEMKRLKTEREKAIQHAEDLGYQVEVLRAKLHEARRTLMTRPAYDGGDIGYQAEQLLRNAQIQADQLRQDAERELSQARAQTQRILQEHAEQAARLQAELHQEAVTRRQQLDQELAERRQTVESHVNENVAWAEQLRARTESQARRLLDESRAESEQAMATARAEAERLTREARERLQSDAETARTEADQILRRARTDAERLLNAASTQAQEATDHAEQLRSSTVTESDAARRQAAELSRAAEERMAQAEEALRKAQSEAEKLVTEAEQAATKALSSAEAANETRTRTAKEQVARLVEEATKEAENTKSEAEQLVADARAEAEKIVAEASEKARTVTAEESATQLSKAAKTAEDVLNKASEEAKNTTKAAAEEAERIRTEAEAEADRLRAEAHDIAEQLKGAAKDDTKEYRAKTVELQEEARRLRGEAEQLRADAVAEGESIRAEARREAVAQIEEAAKSAEELLAKAKADADELRKTATTDSEKVRTEAIERATTLRRQAEETLERTRKEAERHRAEATEQAEAVKADAETAARELREETERAVEARRTEAAEDLSRLQSETQERLAAAEQALADAREEASRIRREAAEESERQRAEAADRIRTLQQQAEDEAERLRTEAASDASASRAEGEALAVRLRSEAAAEAERLKAEAQDTADRVRAEAQAAAERLGAEASETLAAAQEEAARRRREAEELLGAARAEADQERERAREQSEELLASARKRVEDAQAEAVRLVEEADRRATEMVSAAEQHAQQVRDSVAGLHEQAQEEITGLRSAAEHAADRTRREAEEEADRVRTDAYAERERASEDASRTRREANEEAEAARTLAERTVAEAIAESERLRSDTAEYAQRVRTEASDALAEADQAASRTRADAREDANRIRSDAATQADTLITEARTEAERLQTETVAEADRVRAEALAGAERLRAEAAETVGSAQQHAERLRGEAERVKADAQAEAERLVNSAREETERTLDEARKDANKRRSEAAEQVDTLITETTAEADKLLTEAQQQALKTTADAESQADTMVGAARSEAERIVSESTVEGNTLVEKARTDADELLVGARRDATAIRERAEELRERITTEIEELHERARREVAETMKSTGDRCDALIVAAEEQLAKAEAKAKELVSDANSEAGKVRIAAVKKAEGLLKEAELKKASLVREAEELKAEAIREARRTVEEGKRELEILVRRREDINAEISRVQDVLEALESFEAPSSGKDGGVKAGATVGAPRSGGKSPEG; encoded by the coding sequence GTGCGGGGCTACGAGAGCCAGGAGCGAGAGCCGGCGGCTGACGTCGACCACCTCTCTCGGTTCGAGGCCGAGATGAAACGGCTGAAGACCGAGCGGGAAAAGGCGATCCAGCACGCCGAGGACCTCGGCTACCAGGTCGAGGTGCTGCGCGCCAAGCTGCACGAGGCGCGCCGCACCCTGATGACCAGGCCCGCCTACGACGGCGGTGACATCGGCTATCAGGCCGAACAGTTGCTGCGTAATGCCCAGATCCAGGCCGACCAGCTGCGCCAGGACGCCGAGCGGGAGCTGAGCCAGGCCCGCGCGCAGACCCAGCGCATCCTGCAGGAGCACGCCGAACAGGCGGCCCGGCTCCAGGCCGAACTGCACCAGGAGGCGGTCACCCGCCGCCAGCAGCTGGACCAGGAGCTGGCCGAGCGCCGGCAGACCGTCGAGTCGCACGTCAACGAGAACGTGGCGTGGGCCGAGCAGCTGCGCGCCCGCACGGAGTCCCAGGCACGCAGGCTGCTGGACGAGTCCCGCGCCGAGTCCGAGCAGGCGATGGCCACCGCCCGCGCGGAGGCCGAGCGGCTGACCCGGGAGGCCCGGGAGCGGCTGCAGAGCGACGCCGAGACGGCCCGCACCGAGGCCGACCAGATCCTGCGCCGCGCCCGCACGGACGCCGAGCGGCTGCTGAACGCCGCCTCCACCCAGGCCCAGGAGGCCACCGACCACGCCGAGCAGCTGCGCAGCAGCACCGTCACGGAGTCGGACGCCGCCCGCCGCCAGGCCGCCGAGCTGAGCCGGGCCGCCGAGGAGCGCATGGCGCAGGCCGAGGAGGCGCTGCGCAAGGCGCAGTCCGAGGCCGAGAAGCTGGTCACCGAGGCCGAGCAGGCCGCCACCAAGGCGCTGTCGAGCGCCGAGGCCGCCAACGAGACCCGTACCCGCACCGCCAAGGAGCAGGTCGCCCGGCTGGTCGAAGAGGCCACCAAGGAGGCCGAGAACACCAAGTCCGAGGCCGAGCAGCTGGTCGCCGACGCGCGCGCCGAGGCCGAGAAGATCGTCGCGGAGGCCTCCGAGAAGGCCCGCACGGTCACCGCCGAGGAGAGCGCGACCCAGCTCTCCAAGGCCGCCAAGACCGCCGAGGACGTCCTGAACAAGGCGTCCGAGGAAGCCAAGAACACCACCAAGGCCGCCGCCGAGGAGGCCGAACGGATCCGCACGGAGGCCGAGGCCGAGGCGGACCGGCTGCGCGCCGAGGCGCACGACATCGCCGAGCAGCTCAAGGGCGCGGCGAAGGACGACACCAAGGAGTACCGCGCCAAGACGGTCGAGCTGCAGGAGGAGGCCCGTCGGCTGCGCGGCGAGGCCGAGCAGCTGCGCGCCGACGCGGTCGCCGAGGGCGAGTCGATCCGCGCCGAGGCCCGCCGCGAGGCGGTGGCGCAGATCGAGGAGGCGGCCAAGTCCGCCGAGGAGCTGCTGGCCAAGGCCAAGGCGGACGCCGACGAGCTGCGCAAGACCGCGACGACGGACAGCGAGAAGGTCCGCACCGAGGCCATCGAGCGGGCCACCACCCTGCGCCGGCAGGCCGAGGAGACCCTGGAGCGCACCCGCAAGGAGGCCGAGCGGCACCGCGCCGAGGCCACCGAGCAGGCCGAGGCGGTCAAGGCGGACGCCGAGACGGCCGCGCGCGAGCTGCGCGAGGAGACCGAGCGGGCCGTCGAGGCGCGCCGCACCGAGGCGGCCGAGGACCTGTCCCGGCTGCAGTCCGAGACCCAGGAGCGGCTGGCGGCGGCCGAGCAGGCGCTCGCCGACGCCCGCGAGGAGGCGTCCCGGATCCGCCGGGAGGCCGCCGAGGAGAGCGAGCGCCAGCGCGCCGAGGCCGCCGACCGGATCCGTACGCTCCAGCAGCAGGCCGAGGACGAGGCCGAACGGCTGCGTACGGAGGCCGCGTCGGACGCGTCCGCCTCGCGGGCCGAGGGCGAGGCCCTCGCCGTACGGCTGCGTTCGGAGGCCGCCGCCGAGGCCGAGCGGCTCAAGGCGGAGGCCCAGGACACCGCCGACCGGGTCCGCGCCGAGGCGCAGGCCGCCGCCGAGCGGCTCGGCGCCGAGGCGTCCGAGACGCTGGCCGCCGCCCAGGAGGAGGCGGCCCGGCGCCGCCGCGAGGCCGAGGAACTCCTCGGTGCCGCTCGCGCCGAGGCCGACCAGGAGCGCGAGCGGGCCCGCGAGCAGAGCGAGGAGCTGCTGGCCTCGGCGCGCAAGCGGGTGGAGGACGCGCAGGCCGAGGCGGTCCGGCTGGTCGAGGAGGCCGACCGGCGTGCCACCGAGATGGTGTCCGCCGCCGAGCAGCACGCCCAGCAGGTACGGGACTCGGTCGCCGGGCTGCACGAGCAGGCGCAGGAGGAGATCACCGGGCTGCGCTCGGCCGCCGAGCACGCGGCGGACCGTACCCGCAGGGAGGCCGAGGAGGAGGCGGACCGGGTCCGCACCGACGCCTACGCCGAGCGGGAGCGGGCGAGCGAGGACGCCTCGCGGACCCGGCGGGAGGCGAACGAGGAGGCCGAGGCCGCCAGGACGCTCGCCGAGCGCACGGTCGCCGAGGCGATCGCGGAGTCCGAGCGGCTGCGCTCGGACACGGCCGAGTACGCCCAGCGGGTGCGTACGGAGGCGTCGGACGCGCTGGCCGAGGCCGACCAGGCCGCGTCCCGCACCCGGGCGGACGCCCGCGAGGACGCCAATCGCATCCGTTCGGACGCGGCGACCCAGGCGGACACGCTCATCACCGAGGCCCGTACCGAGGCGGAGCGGCTGCAGACGGAGACCGTCGCCGAGGCCGACCGGGTCCGTGCCGAGGCACTGGCGGGCGCCGAGCGGCTGCGCGCCGAGGCCGCCGAGACGGTCGGCTCCGCCCAGCAGCACGCCGAGCGGCTGCGCGGCGAGGCCGAGCGGGTCAAGGCCGATGCGCAGGCGGAGGCCGAGCGGCTCGTCAACTCCGCGCGCGAGGAGACCGAGCGGACCCTGGACGAGGCCCGCAAGGACGCCAACAAGCGGCGTTCGGAAGCGGCCGAGCAGGTCGACACGCTGATCACGGAGACCACCGCCGAGGCGGACAAGCTGCTCACCGAGGCCCAGCAGCAGGCGCTGAAGACCACCGCGGACGCCGAGTCGCAGGCCGACACGATGGTGGGCGCGGCCCGCAGCGAGGCCGAGCGGATCGTCTCCGAGTCGACCGTCGAGGGCAACACTCTGGTGGAGAAGGCCCGTACGGACGCGGACGAGCTGCTGGTCGGCGCCCGCCGGGACGCGACCGCCATAAGGGAGCGCGCGGAGGAGCTGCGCGAGCGCATCACGACCGAGATCGAGGAGCTGCACGAGCGGGCCCGCCGCGAGGTCGCCGAGACGATGAAGTCCACCGGCGATCGCTGCGACGCGCTCATCGTGGCCGCCGAGGAGCAGCTGGCCAAGGCGGAGGCGAAGGCCAAGGAACTGGTGTCGGATGCCAACTCCGAGGCGGGCAAGGTCCGCATCGCCGCCGTCAAGAAGGCGGAGGGGCTGCTCAAGGAGGCCGAGCTGAAGAAGGCCAGCCTGGTCAGGGAGGCCGAGGAGCTGAAGGCCGAGGCGATCCGCGAGGCCCGGCGCACGGTCGAGGAGGGCAAGCGCGAACTGGAGATCCTGGTGCGCCGGCGCGAGGACATCAACGCCGAGATCTCCCGTGTCCAGGACGTCCTGGAAGCGTTGGAGTCCTTCGAGGCACCGTCGTCCGGCAAGGACGGCGGAGTCAAGGCGGGCGCCACGGTGGGCGCCCCCCGATCGGGTGGCAAGTCGCCAGAGGGCTAG
- the mce gene encoding methylmalonyl-CoA epimerase has protein sequence MLTRIDHIGIACRDLDATIEFYRATYGFEVFHTEVNEEQGVREAMLKINETSDGGASYLQLLEPTREDSAVGKWLAKNGEGVHHIAFGTADVDGVAADIREKGVRVLYEEPRIGSMGSRITFLHPKDCHGVLTELVTSAPVESPEH, from the coding sequence ATGCTGACGCGAATCGACCACATCGGGATCGCCTGCCGCGACCTGGACGCGACGATCGAGTTCTACCGGGCCACGTACGGCTTCGAGGTGTTCCACACCGAGGTCAACGAGGAGCAGGGCGTGCGCGAGGCCATGCTCAAGATCAACGAGACGTCCGACGGCGGCGCCTCCTACCTCCAGCTGCTGGAGCCGACCCGGGAGGACTCCGCGGTCGGCAAGTGGCTGGCGAAGAACGGGGAGGGCGTCCACCACATCGCCTTCGGTACGGCGGACGTCGACGGGGTCGCCGCGGACATCCGCGAGAAGGGCGTACGCGTTCTGTACGAGGAGCCGAGGATCGGTTCCATGGGGTCGCGGATCACCTTCCTGCACCCCAAGGATTGCCACGGTGTCCTGACAGAACTGGTCACTTCGGCCCCGGTTGAGTCGCCCGAGCACTGA
- a CDS encoding acetyl-CoA C-acetyltransferase, protein MSSGTSGSTSSVIVAGARTPMGRLLGSLKSFSGADLGGFAIKAALDRAGIGGDQVQYVIMGQVLQAGAGQIPARQAAVKAGIPMSVPALTVNKVCLSGLDAIALADQLIRAGEFDIVVAGGQESMTNAPHLLPKSREGYKYGAVEMLDAMAHDGLTDAFEGIAMGESTEKHNTRLGIRRPEQDEIAALSHQRAAAAQKNGIFEAEITPIEIPQRKGEPVVFSKDEGVRGDTTAESLGKLRPAFAEDGTITAGSASQISDGAAAVVVMSKAKAEELGLTWLAEIGAHGNVAGPDNSLQSQPSNAIQHALGKEGLEVADLDLIEINEAFAAVAVQSMKDLGVSTEKVNVNGGAIALGHPIGMSGARLVLHLALELKRRGGGVGAAALCGGGGQGDALIVRVPKA, encoded by the coding sequence ATGTCTTCTGGAACTTCCGGTTCGACCAGCTCGGTGATCGTCGCGGGCGCGCGCACGCCCATGGGACGACTTCTGGGATCGCTGAAGTCCTTCTCCGGAGCCGACCTCGGCGGCTTCGCGATCAAGGCCGCCCTCGACCGTGCGGGGATCGGCGGCGACCAGGTGCAGTACGTGATCATGGGCCAGGTGCTGCAGGCCGGGGCGGGGCAGATCCCGGCCCGCCAGGCCGCGGTCAAGGCCGGCATCCCGATGAGCGTCCCGGCGCTCACCGTCAACAAGGTGTGTCTGTCCGGTCTGGACGCGATCGCGCTGGCCGACCAGCTGATCCGCGCCGGCGAGTTCGACATCGTGGTCGCGGGCGGCCAGGAGTCCATGACCAACGCCCCCCACCTGCTGCCGAAGTCCCGCGAGGGCTACAAGTACGGCGCCGTCGAGATGCTCGACGCGATGGCCCACGACGGCCTGACCGACGCCTTCGAGGGCATCGCCATGGGCGAGTCCACGGAGAAGCACAACACCCGCCTCGGCATCCGGCGCCCCGAGCAGGACGAGATCGCCGCCCTGTCCCACCAGCGTGCCGCCGCCGCGCAGAAGAACGGCATCTTCGAGGCCGAGATCACCCCGATCGAGATCCCGCAGCGCAAGGGCGAGCCCGTCGTCTTCAGCAAGGACGAGGGCGTGCGCGGCGACACCACCGCGGAGTCGCTGGGCAAGCTGCGCCCGGCCTTCGCCGAGGACGGCACGATCACCGCCGGCTCCGCCTCGCAGATCTCGGACGGTGCGGCGGCCGTGGTCGTGATGAGCAAGGCCAAGGCCGAGGAGCTGGGCCTCACCTGGCTCGCCGAGATCGGCGCGCACGGCAACGTGGCCGGCCCGGACAACTCCCTGCAGTCGCAGCCGTCCAACGCGATCCAGCACGCCCTCGGCAAGGAGGGCCTCGAGGTCGCCGACCTCGACCTGATCGAGATCAACGAGGCCTTCGCCGCGGTCGCCGTGCAGTCAATGAAGGACCTGGGCGTTTCCACGGAAAAGGTGAACGTCAACGGGGGCGCGATCGCCCTGGGTCACCCGATCGGTATGTCCGGCGCCCGTCTCGTGCTCCACTTGGCGCTGGAGCTCAAGCGCCGGGGCGGCGGTGTCGGCGCGGCCGCGCTGTGCGGTGGCGGCGGCCAGGGTGACGCACTCATCGTGCGGGTACCCAAGGCCTGA
- the meaB gene encoding methylmalonyl Co-A mutase-associated GTPase MeaB produces the protein MQDVSSLVAQAREGRPRAVARLISLVEGASPQLREVMATLAPLTGNAYVVGLTGSPGVGKSTSTSALVTAYRKQGKRVGVLAVDPSSPFSGGALLGDRVRMSEHSSDPGVYIRSMATRGHLGGLAWAAPQAIRVLDAAGCDVVLVETVGVGQSEVEIASQADTSVVLLAPGMGDGIQAAKAGILEIGDVYVVNKADRDGADATARELNHMLGLGEARGPGDWRPPIVKTVAARAEGVDEVVEALEKHRAWMEEHGVLAERRLARAAREVETIAVTALRERIGDLHGDRHLGALAERIVAGELDPYRAADELVAGLTEG, from the coding sequence ATGCAGGACGTCTCCTCTCTGGTGGCCCAGGCGAGGGAAGGCCGGCCGCGGGCCGTCGCCCGGCTGATCTCCCTGGTGGAGGGGGCGTCCCCGCAGCTCAGGGAGGTCATGGCGACGCTGGCCCCGCTGACCGGCAACGCCTACGTGGTCGGCCTGACCGGCTCGCCCGGTGTCGGCAAGTCCACCTCCACCTCCGCCCTCGTCACGGCCTACCGCAAGCAGGGCAAGCGGGTCGGCGTCCTGGCCGTCGACCCGTCGTCGCCGTTCTCCGGCGGCGCCCTGCTCGGCGACCGGGTCCGTATGTCGGAGCACTCCTCCGACCCCGGCGTCTACATCCGCTCCATGGCCACGCGCGGCCACCTCGGCGGCCTGGCCTGGGCCGCGCCCCAGGCGATCCGCGTCCTGGACGCGGCGGGCTGCGACGTGGTCCTGGTGGAGACCGTCGGTGTCGGCCAGTCGGAGGTGGAGATCGCCTCCCAGGCCGACACGTCGGTGGTCCTGCTGGCCCCGGGCATGGGCGACGGCATCCAGGCGGCGAAGGCCGGCATCCTGGAGATCGGCGACGTGTACGTCGTCAACAAGGCGGACCGGGACGGAGCCGACGCCACCGCCCGCGAGCTGAACCACATGCTGGGCCTGGGCGAGGCCCGAGGCCCCGGCGACTGGCGCCCGCCCATCGTCAAGACGGTCGCGGCCCGCGCCGAGGGTGTCGACGAGGTCGTCGAGGCCCTGGAGAAGCACCGTGCCTGGATGGAGGAGCACGGCGTCCTCGCCGAGCGCCGCCTGGCCCGCGCGGCCCGCGAGGTGGAGACCATCGCGGTCACGGCCCTGCGTGAACGCATCGGCGACCTGCACGGCGACCGCCACCTGGGCGCGCTCGCCGAACGCATCGTGGCGGGCGAACTGGACCCCTACCGGGCCGCGGACGAGCTGGTGGCGGGGCTGACCGAGGGCTGA
- a CDS encoding MFS transporter → MSASTSSRPALSVRPSYAAVLRVPHARRTFTAALTARLSYGTVSLAVMLSVTRATGSYAVSGAVMSLFGATTVFLMPLRASVVDRYGPRRALLPMAALYGTLLCALAALTWRPGAPVAAIGTAAALAGACAPPVGPTMRAVWSELIADRRLLQRAYSLDGVAEELLFVSGPVLVGVLVGVAPPAFGIVLSALLIVSGTAAFVTSPVMTGPRPRPRREKRGGFRGLPAPVAGAAGVGLALGGIDLLVMAFAAESQDTALVPWILGALSAGSALGGLVGGAIDWRRPARTRLAAFAAGLGLVIAAAGLAPGLWTLTVAMACAGAFIAPTLTTAYLLADETAPEDSRTQAGAWVNAAVNAGDSAGALATGLLIGGLPLGVCFALAGGTALVAAAAAAASGRGRLSA, encoded by the coding sequence ATGTCCGCGTCCACTTCGTCGCGCCCTGCCCTGTCCGTGCGGCCCTCGTACGCCGCCGTCCTGCGCGTGCCGCACGCGCGCCGCACCTTCACCGCCGCGCTGACGGCGCGCCTGTCCTACGGGACGGTCTCGCTCGCGGTGATGCTGTCCGTCACCCGGGCCACCGGGTCCTACGCCGTGTCCGGTGCCGTGATGTCCCTGTTCGGCGCCACGACGGTCTTCCTGATGCCGCTGCGGGCGTCCGTCGTCGACCGGTACGGTCCGCGCCGCGCCCTGCTTCCGATGGCGGCGCTCTACGGCACCCTGCTGTGTGCCCTGGCCGCCCTGACCTGGCGACCCGGGGCCCCGGTGGCGGCCATCGGCACGGCCGCGGCCCTCGCGGGCGCCTGCGCGCCCCCGGTGGGCCCCACCATGCGTGCCGTGTGGTCCGAACTGATCGCCGACCGGCGCCTGTTGCAGCGCGCCTACAGTCTGGACGGCGTCGCCGAGGAACTGCTCTTCGTCTCCGGCCCGGTCCTGGTCGGCGTGCTCGTGGGCGTCGCGCCGCCGGCCTTCGGCATCGTGCTCAGCGCGCTGCTGATCGTCTCCGGCACGGCCGCCTTCGTCACCTCTCCGGTGATGACCGGCCCGCGCCCCAGGCCCCGAAGGGAGAAGCGGGGCGGCTTCCGTGGCCTGCCGGCACCGGTCGCCGGCGCCGCGGGCGTCGGTCTGGCCCTCGGCGGCATCGACCTGCTGGTGATGGCCTTCGCCGCCGAGTCCCAGGACACGGCTCTGGTGCCGTGGATCCTCGGGGCGCTGTCGGCGGGCAGCGCGCTGGGCGGCCTCGTGGGCGGGGCCATCGACTGGCGCCGGCCCGCCCGCACACGGCTGGCCGCCTTCGCGGCGGGCCTCGGCCTGGTGATCGCCGCGGCGGGCCTGGCCCCTGGCCTGTGGACCCTGACGGTGGCCATGGCCTGCGCGGGGGCGTTCATCGCCCCGACCCTGACGACGGCGTACCTGCTGGCCGACGAGACGGCCCCGGAAGACTCCCGCACCCAGGCCGGCGCCTGGGTGAACGCAGCGGTGAACGCGGGCGACTCGGCCGGCGCCCTGGCCACGGGTCTGCTGATCGGCGGGCTGCCGCTGGGGGTGTGCTTCGCCCTGGCGGGAGGTACCGCGCTGGTAGCCGCGGCCGCAGCGGCCGCGAGCGGGCGTGGCCGCCTCAGTGCCTGA
- a CDS encoding MarR family winged helix-turn-helix transcriptional regulator has protein sequence METETATRWLTDAEQCAWRTHLEVNRLLTYQLEKDLQPFGLTMNDYEILVNLSESDDVRMRMSDLASATLQSKSRLSHQITRMENANLVRRENCESDRRGLYAVLTEHGLDTMKKVAPHHVASVRRHFIDLLSPEAMTELDKALKPIADHLRGQRGRP, from the coding sequence ATGGAGACCGAGACGGCCACGCGCTGGCTGACCGATGCGGAGCAGTGCGCCTGGCGCACCCACCTGGAGGTCAACAGGCTGTTGACGTACCAGCTCGAAAAGGATCTGCAGCCGTTCGGCCTGACGATGAACGACTACGAGATCCTCGTAAATCTGTCCGAGTCGGACGACGTCCGGATGCGGATGAGCGATCTGGCCTCGGCGACCCTGCAGTCCAAGAGCCGGCTCTCGCACCAGATCACACGCATGGAGAACGCGAACCTGGTGCGCCGGGAGAACTGCGAGTCGGACCGGCGGGGGCTGTACGCGGTGCTGACCGAGCATGGGCTGGACACGATGAAGAAGGTCGCGCCGCACCATGTGGCGTCGGTGCGGCGCCACTTCATCGATCTGTTGTCGCCGGAGGCGATGACCGAGCTGGACAAGGCTCTGAAGCCGATCGCTGATCATCTGAGGGGGCAGCGGGGACGTCCCTGA
- a CDS encoding AIM24 family protein has product MSAYGTPGGPVVFDPMTLPADDNVNKYTFCVELKSGEWFLQKGKMIAYYGAIEFNGIGHGRLDRLVRTSFHSPLHASDWVVAAGSGKMLLADRAFDVNSYDLDDGNLTIRAGNLLAFQPSLALKQSIVPGFLTLIGTGKFVAASNGPVVFMEPPIRVDPQALVGWADCPSPCHHYDHGYLTGVLGGLRAMTGLGGVSGEEHQFEFVGAGTVLLQSSETLMAEPETGAVPAEPGVPGGGSAVPGGHGPQSSGTPRLPGQLGDLQRRFGL; this is encoded by the coding sequence GTGAGCGCGTACGGAACCCCCGGCGGCCCGGTGGTGTTCGACCCGATGACGCTGCCCGCCGACGACAACGTGAACAAGTACACGTTCTGTGTCGAGCTCAAGAGCGGGGAGTGGTTCCTGCAGAAGGGGAAGATGATCGCCTACTACGGGGCGATCGAGTTCAACGGCATCGGGCACGGGCGACTCGACCGACTTGTCCGCACCTCGTTTCATTCGCCACTGCACGCGAGCGACTGGGTCGTGGCGGCCGGCTCGGGGAAGATGTTGCTGGCCGACCGGGCCTTCGACGTCAACTCCTACGACCTGGACGACGGGAACTTGACCATTCGCGCGGGCAACCTGCTCGCTTTTCAGCCAAGTCTCGCGCTCAAACAATCGATCGTGCCGGGTTTTCTGACCCTTATCGGAACCGGAAAGTTTGTGGCCGCATCTAACGGCCCGGTGGTGTTCATGGAACCTCCCATCCGGGTGGACCCTCAGGCACTGGTCGGGTGGGCCGACTGCCCGTCCCCCTGCCATCACTACGACCACGGGTACCTGACGGGTGTCCTGGGCGGTCTACGTGCGATGACAGGCCTCGGAGGGGTCTCCGGCGAGGAGCATCAGTTCGAGTTCGTGGGCGCCGGGACGGTCCTGCTGCAGTCCAGCGAGACCCTCATGGCCGAACCGGAAACGGGGGCGGTTCCGGCCGAGCCGGGGGTGCCCGGCGGTGGCTCAGCGGTACCGGGTGGACACGGTCCGCAATCGTCGGGCACACCGCGCCTTCCCGGACAGCTGGGGGACCTCCAGCGTCGCTTCGGGCTGTGA
- a CDS encoding AIM24 family protein → MSFREINSKMVEATVLPGQRLFSQRGAMLAYKGDVSFTPNIQGGQGGLMSMIGRRAAGEATPLMTVEGSGTVFFGHGGHHVHVIGLTGDTLYVEADRLLAFEGTLQQGTMFMGSQGGVMGLVRGQVTGQGLFTTTLKGHGSVAVMAHGGVFEIPITPQRPVHVDPQAYVAHHGEVRNKLSTALGWRDMVGRGSGEAFQLELSGSGTVYVQASEEKL, encoded by the coding sequence ATGAGCTTCCGGGAGATCAACTCCAAGATGGTCGAGGCGACCGTGCTGCCCGGGCAGCGGCTGTTCAGCCAGCGCGGGGCGATGCTCGCCTACAAGGGGGACGTGTCCTTCACGCCCAACATCCAGGGCGGCCAGGGCGGCCTGATGTCCATGATCGGGCGGCGGGCGGCCGGCGAGGCGACTCCGCTGATGACCGTCGAGGGCAGCGGCACCGTCTTCTTCGGGCACGGCGGCCACCACGTACACGTCATCGGCCTCACCGGGGACACCCTGTACGTGGAGGCCGACCGGCTGCTCGCCTTCGAGGGCACCCTCCAGCAGGGCACGATGTTCATGGGGTCGCAGGGCGGGGTCATGGGCCTGGTGCGGGGGCAGGTCACCGGGCAGGGGCTGTTCACCACCACCCTGAAGGGCCACGGGTCCGTGGCCGTGATGGCGCACGGCGGCGTCTTCGAGATCCCGATCACCCCCCAGCGCCCGGTCCATGTGGACCCGCAGGCGTACGTCGCCCACCACGGCGAGGTCCGCAACAAGCTGTCCACCGCGCTCGGCTGGCGCGACATGGTGGGCCGAGGCTCCGGCGAGGCGTTCCAGCTGGAGCTCAGCGGCAGCGGCACGGTGTACGTCCAGGCCTCGGAGGAGAAGCTGTGA
- a CDS encoding AIM24 family protein codes for MFRLQGSKVLAVDMTGDAVKAKNGSMVAYDGQMAFKKLTGGGEGLRGMVTRRLTGEQMTVMEVRGRGTCWFADRASEINLVQLQGDKLYVESSNLLVTDAGLRTGTTFTGLRGASQGNGLFTTTVEGHGQAAIMSDGPAVVLRVSPQYPLTVDPGAYIAHQGNVRQSFQSGVTFRTFFGEGGGEAFQIRFEGDGLVYVQPSERNTIAGDL; via the coding sequence ATGTTCCGACTCCAAGGGAGCAAGGTGCTCGCCGTCGACATGACCGGGGACGCCGTGAAGGCGAAGAACGGCTCGATGGTCGCGTACGACGGGCAGATGGCCTTCAAGAAGCTGACAGGCGGCGGCGAGGGGCTGCGCGGGATGGTGACCCGGCGGCTCACCGGCGAACAGATGACGGTGATGGAGGTGAGAGGACGGGGGACCTGCTGGTTCGCGGACCGCGCCTCGGAGATCAATCTCGTCCAGCTCCAGGGGGACAAGCTCTACGTGGAGTCGAGCAATCTCCTCGTGACCGACGCGGGACTGAGAACGGGCACGACGTTCACCGGGCTGCGCGGCGCCTCGCAGGGCAACGGACTGTTCACCACGACCGTCGAAGGACACGGGCAGGCGGCCATCATGTCGGACGGCCCGGCCGTGGTGCTCCGGGTCAGTCCGCAGTATCCGCTGACCGTCGACCCGGGCGCGTACATCGCCCATCAGGGGAACGTACGGCAGTCCTTCCAGTCCGGTGTGACGTTCCGCACGTTCTTCGGGGAGGGCGGCGGCGAGGCCTTCCAGATCCGTTTCGAGGGCGACGGACTGGTCTATGTGCAGCCGAGCGAGCGGAACACGATCGCGGGGGATCTGTGA
- a CDS encoding DUF3817 domain-containing protein, with translation MDIKTASALRRLRLVSAPEAVSFLILLVCSVLKRTTDFNAAPVMGAIHGVLFVLYVIFWADAWNRTKWGFGTAALYFVLSVLPTGGFFAERKLRREAEDAVIAARARKEGVVNA, from the coding sequence GTGGACATCAAGACCGCATCCGCCCTCCGCCGCCTCCGCCTGGTCTCGGCGCCCGAGGCCGTGTCCTTCCTCATCCTGCTCGTGTGCTCGGTCCTGAAGCGGACCACGGACTTCAATGCGGCGCCCGTGATGGGCGCGATCCACGGTGTGCTGTTCGTCCTGTACGTCATCTTCTGGGCGGACGCCTGGAACCGCACGAAGTGGGGCTTCGGCACGGCGGCCCTCTACTTCGTCCTCTCTGTGCTGCCCACCGGCGGCTTCTTCGCCGAGCGCAAGCTGCGCCGCGAGGCCGAGGACGCCGTCATCGCCGCCCGCGCCCGCAAGGAAGGGGTCGTGAACGCGTGA